A stretch of the Pseudomonas helvetica genome encodes the following:
- a CDS encoding aminopeptidase P family protein, giving the protein MSTQPLTHGAVPQRLAHTRELMSREGIHALLVPSADPHLSEYLPGYWQGRQWLSGFHGSVGTLIVTQDFAGVWADSRYWEQATKELKGSGIELVKLQPGQPGPLDWLAEQTPEGGVVAVDGAVMAVASARSLSSKLEERGARLRTDIDLLNEVWSDRPSLPNQPIYQHLPPQATVSRGEKLAKLRESLKARGADWHFIATLDDIAWLFNLRGGDVSFNPVFVSFALIGQQQATLFVALSKVDAPLRAILEQDGVTLRDYSEVASALAAVPNGASLQVDPARVTSGLLNNLGSGVKLIEGLNPTTLAKSQKSLADAEHIRQAMEQDGAALCEFFTWLDSALGRERITELTIDEHLTAARTRRPGYVSLSFNTIAAFNANGAMPHYHATEEEHAVIEGDGLLLIDSGGQYLGGTTDITRMVPVGTPTAEQKRDCTRVLKGVIALSRAQFPRGILSPLLDAIARAPIWAESVDYGHGTGHGVGYFLNVHEGPQVIAYQAAPAPQTAMQPGMITSIEPGTYRPGRWGVRIENLVLNRVAGSSEFGEFLKFETLTLCPIDTRCLEPSLLTQDEREWLNAYHAQVRERLSPLLDGAALAWLNTRTAAI; this is encoded by the coding sequence ATGAGTACGCAGCCTTTGACCCATGGAGCGGTTCCCCAGCGCCTGGCGCATACCCGCGAGCTGATGAGCCGGGAGGGCATCCACGCCCTGCTGGTGCCGTCGGCCGACCCGCATTTGTCGGAATACCTGCCGGGTTATTGGCAAGGGCGGCAATGGTTGTCGGGCTTTCATGGCTCGGTCGGCACGTTGATTGTTACCCAGGACTTCGCGGGCGTTTGGGCCGACAGTCGCTACTGGGAACAGGCGACCAAGGAGCTCAAGGGCAGCGGTATCGAGTTGGTAAAACTGCAGCCTGGTCAACCCGGCCCGCTGGACTGGCTGGCCGAACAAACTCCGGAAGGAGGCGTGGTTGCGGTCGATGGCGCGGTGATGGCCGTGGCGTCGGCACGCTCACTGAGCAGCAAGCTTGAGGAGCGTGGCGCACGGCTGCGCACCGATATCGATCTGTTGAACGAGGTCTGGAGCGACCGTCCGAGCCTGCCGAATCAACCGATCTATCAGCACTTGCCGCCGCAGGCCACCGTCAGCCGTGGCGAGAAACTCGCCAAGCTGCGTGAAAGCCTGAAAGCGCGCGGTGCCGATTGGCACTTTATCGCCACCCTCGACGACATCGCCTGGCTGTTCAACCTGCGCGGCGGTGATGTGTCGTTCAACCCGGTATTCGTGTCCTTCGCCCTGATCGGCCAGCAGCAGGCAACCTTGTTTGTCGCGCTGAGCAAGGTCGATGCGCCATTGCGCGCGATCCTCGAACAGGACGGCGTTACCCTGCGCGACTACAGCGAAGTGGCCTCGGCGCTGGCTGCCGTGCCAAATGGTGCAAGCCTGCAAGTCGATCCAGCACGGGTGACTAGCGGTTTGCTGAATAACCTCGGCAGCGGCGTGAAGCTGATTGAAGGTCTGAACCCGACCACCCTCGCCAAGTCGCAGAAAAGTCTCGCCGATGCCGAACACATCCGTCAGGCCATGGAGCAGGACGGCGCGGCGCTCTGCGAGTTTTTCACCTGGCTCGACAGCGCCCTCGGTCGTGAACGCATCACCGAACTGACCATCGACGAACACCTGACCGCCGCCCGTACCCGTCGTCCGGGGTATGTGTCGCTGAGCTTCAACACCATTGCCGCCTTCAACGCCAACGGTGCGATGCCGCACTACCACGCGACCGAAGAAGAGCACGCGGTGATCGAAGGCGACGGCCTGTTGCTGATCGACTCCGGCGGTCAATACCTGGGCGGTACCACCGACATTACGCGGATGGTGCCGGTGGGCACGCCGACCGCCGAGCAGAAACGCGACTGTACACGCGTACTCAAGGGGGTGATTGCCTTGTCCCGTGCACAGTTCCCGCGCGGCATTCTTTCGCCGTTGCTCGACGCCATCGCGCGTGCGCCGATCTGGGCGGAGAGCGTGGATTATGGTCACGGCACCGGGCATGGCGTCGGCTACTTCCTGAACGTTCATGAAGGCCCGCAAGTGATTGCCTACCAAGCCGCACCGGCGCCGCAAACCGCGATGCAGCCGGGGATGATCACCTCGATCGAACCGGGCACTTATCGTCCAGGTCGCTGGGGCGTGCGGATCGAGAACCTGGTGTTGAACCGCGTGGCAGGCAGCAGCGAGTTTGGCGAGTTCCTCAAGTTCGAAACCCTGACCTTGTGCCCGATCGACACCCGTTGTCTGGAGCCTTCGTTGCTGACTCAGGACGAGCGCGAGTGGCTTAACGCTTACCACGCGCAAGTTCGTGAACGTTTGAGCCCTTTGCTTGACGGTGCTGCGCTGGCGTGGCTGAACACCCGAACCGCCGCAATCTGA
- a CDS encoding 2-hydroxychromene-2-carboxylate isomerase, with translation MSKRVEFFFDLGSPATYLAYTQLPKICEQTGSQLIYQPMLLGGVFKATGNASPATIPAKGHYMFLDLNRYAKRYDVPFQLNPYFPINTLLLMRAVTGIQLRHPERFLDFIDCLFRAFWVDGRNLNDPATVAAVLTEHGFDPDETLTLTADEEVKAALKDKTEQAIQRGVFGAPSMFVDNELFFGQDRLDFVREALG, from the coding sequence ATGAGCAAACGCGTAGAGTTCTTCTTCGACCTCGGCAGCCCTGCCACTTACCTGGCCTATACCCAACTACCGAAAATTTGTGAGCAAACCGGTAGCCAGCTGATCTATCAACCGATGCTGCTAGGTGGCGTATTCAAGGCCACCGGCAATGCCTCGCCGGCAACGATTCCGGCCAAGGGGCATTACATGTTCCTGGACCTGAATCGTTACGCCAAGCGCTACGACGTGCCATTCCAGCTCAATCCATACTTTCCCATCAATACCCTTTTATTGATGCGCGCCGTCACCGGCATCCAGCTACGACACCCCGAACGTTTCCTCGATTTTATCGATTGCCTGTTCCGTGCGTTCTGGGTGGATGGTCGCAACCTCAACGACCCGGCGACCGTCGCCGCTGTGTTGACCGAACATGGCTTCGACCCTGATGAAACGCTGACCTTGACCGCCGATGAGGAAGTCAAAGCAGCACTCAAGGACAAAACCGAGCAGGCGATCCAGCGCGGCGTGTTCGGTGCGCCGAGCATGTTTGTCGACAACGAATTGTTCTTCGGTCAGGATCGCCTGGACTTTGTCCGCGAAGCCTTGGGCTAG
- a CDS encoding zinc-dependent alcohol dehydrogenase family protein — MTDSLEMLALIVDSANAPFRLASIPKPVPEAGQVLVRIIASGVNPLDGKIRAGEAAHARQPLPAVLGMDLAGIVEALGAGVSDWQVGDQVYGMATGIGGQQGSLAQFAAVDARLLARKPSNLSMTEAAALPLVLITAWEGLLDRARVQTDHKVLIHGGAGGVGHVAVQLARAFGAEVFATGSARQQAIIESLGATFIDYRQQSVEQYVQQHTAGEGFDIVYDTVGGETLDASFKAVRTYQGHVLSCLGWGQHSLAPLSFRAASYSGIFTLLPLLTGNGRERHGQILGEAAKLIEAGLLKPLLDPRRFTLQTAEAAYDLQASGEAQGRLVIEI, encoded by the coding sequence ATGACTGACTCACTTGAAATGCTCGCCCTGATCGTCGACTCGGCCAATGCACCGTTTCGTTTGGCCTCCATCCCTAAGCCCGTGCCTGAAGCGGGGCAGGTGTTGGTCAGAATCATCGCCAGTGGGGTGAATCCATTGGATGGGAAAATCCGCGCCGGGGAGGCAGCTCATGCCCGTCAGCCATTGCCGGCGGTGCTGGGTATGGATCTGGCAGGGATTGTCGAAGCGCTCGGTGCCGGGGTCAGCGATTGGCAGGTCGGCGATCAGGTGTATGGCATGGCGACCGGGATTGGCGGTCAGCAAGGCTCACTGGCGCAATTCGCCGCTGTTGATGCGCGGTTGCTGGCGCGCAAACCGAGCAATCTGAGCATGACTGAGGCGGCAGCGCTGCCGCTGGTGTTGATCACCGCGTGGGAAGGCTTGCTGGATCGCGCTCGGGTTCAGACTGATCACAAGGTATTGATTCACGGTGGCGCTGGTGGCGTCGGGCATGTGGCGGTGCAGTTGGCCCGGGCATTCGGTGCCGAGGTATTTGCCACGGGGTCGGCGAGGCAGCAGGCGATTATCGAAAGCCTCGGTGCAACCTTTATCGACTACCGCCAGCAGTCGGTTGAACAGTATGTACAGCAGCATACGGCGGGGGAGGGTTTCGATATCGTTTATGACACAGTCGGAGGCGAGACGCTGGATGCGTCGTTCAAGGCTGTGCGCACTTATCAGGGGCACGTGTTGAGCTGTCTCGGCTGGGGGCAACACAGTCTGGCGCCATTGTCGTTCCGGGCGGCGAGTTACTCGGGAATCTTCACGTTGCTGCCTTTGCTGACCGGCAACGGTCGCGAGCGGCACGGGCAGATACTTGGCGAGGCCGCGAAGTTGATTGAAGCAGGCTTGTTGAAGCCTTTGCTCGATCCCCGGCGGTTCACGCTGCAAACCGCCGAGGCAGCCTATGACCTGCAAGCCTCGGGTGAGGCGCAGGGCCGACTGGTTATCGAGATCTAG
- the rhtA gene encoding threonine/homoserine exporter RhtA yields the protein MNDQPRSLASTLFPVGLLLIAMASIQSGASLAKSMFPIVGAQGTTTLRLIFASVIMLLLLRPWNARLTAKSLRTVIVYGMALGGMNFLFYMSLRTVPLGIAVALEFTGPLAVAIYASRKAIDFLWIGLAIVGLLLLIPTDATNTSIDLIGAGYALGAGVCWALYILFGQKAGADNGVQTAALGVMIAALFVAPIGIVHAGAALLTPSLIPIAIGVAVLSTALPYTLEMIALTRMPARTFGTLMSIEPAFGALSGLLFLHEYLSLAQWMAITCIILASIGATMTMRSESKPLVAVD from the coding sequence GGCGTCGATCCAGTCTGGAGCCTCCCTGGCAAAAAGCATGTTCCCTATAGTCGGGGCGCAAGGGACGACCACCCTGCGACTGATTTTCGCCAGCGTGATCATGTTGCTGCTACTGCGCCCCTGGAATGCGAGGCTCACCGCCAAGTCCTTACGCACCGTCATCGTCTACGGCATGGCGCTGGGTGGCATGAACTTCCTCTTCTATATGTCCCTCAGGACTGTCCCACTCGGAATTGCCGTTGCCCTGGAGTTCACGGGCCCACTGGCAGTCGCAATTTATGCCTCACGCAAGGCGATCGACTTTCTGTGGATCGGTCTGGCCATCGTCGGTTTGCTGCTACTTATACCTACAGACGCAACAAACACGAGCATCGACCTCATAGGCGCCGGTTATGCTCTCGGCGCCGGGGTATGTTGGGCGCTATACATTCTGTTCGGTCAGAAAGCCGGGGCAGATAACGGCGTCCAGACCGCCGCGCTGGGCGTCATGATTGCAGCACTCTTCGTTGCGCCTATAGGCATCGTCCATGCCGGAGCCGCGTTGCTCACACCGTCACTGATCCCCATCGCCATTGGCGTAGCCGTTCTGTCCACTGCCCTTCCGTATACCCTTGAGATGATCGCCCTCACCCGAATGCCAGCGCGAACCTTCGGCACACTGATGAGCATTGAGCCCGCATTCGGCGCATTGTCCGGGCTGCTGTTTCTGCACGAATACTTGTCCCTGGCACAGTGGATGGCCATCACTTGCATCATTCTGGCATCCATAGGTGCGACCATGACCATGCGCAGTGAGTCCAAGCCTTTGGTAGCAGTAGATTGA
- a CDS encoding TetR/AcrR family transcriptional regulator: MRYSASHKLETRQKLLESSSVSAKKEGFCTVGVDGLMKAIGLSGGAFYSHFSSKDELFSSIVERELCQSLERLSANGELSRTRLERCLKHYLSMAHVEHPESGCALPTLGAEIARSDIAVRQQAEQWICRLQESWAQILESDSLAWAILSQCVGALVVARMLVNPEVQRTVLHSSYEEIGRQIAGQRAE, translated from the coding sequence ATGCGTTACTCAGCCAGTCACAAGTTGGAAACCAGGCAGAAGCTGCTTGAAAGCAGCTCGGTGTCAGCCAAGAAAGAAGGTTTTTGCACGGTGGGGGTCGATGGCTTGATGAAGGCCATCGGGCTCAGTGGTGGTGCGTTTTACAGCCACTTTTCCTCGAAAGACGAACTCTTCAGCTCGATCGTCGAGCGTGAGCTGTGTCAGAGTCTTGAGCGATTGAGTGCTAATGGCGAGTTGAGTCGAACCAGGCTGGAGCGCTGTCTCAAGCATTACCTGAGCATGGCGCACGTCGAGCATCCCGAGTCCGGGTGCGCACTGCCGACATTGGGCGCCGAGATCGCTCGCTCGGACATCGCGGTACGCCAGCAAGCCGAGCAGTGGATCTGTCGGCTGCAGGAAAGTTGGGCTCAGATCCTGGAGAGTGACAGCCTGGCCTGGGCTATTCTGTCGCAGTGCGTTGGCGCGCTGGTGGTTGCGCGAATGCTGGTGAATCCGGAGGTCCAGCGCACCGTACTGCATTCCAGCTACGAAGAAATCGGACGCCAGATAGCCGGTCAACGCGCTGAATAG
- a CDS encoding aminotransferase class V-fold PLP-dependent enzyme, with protein MNKRPLYFDYAATTPVDERVIQVMVDCLGFSGNFGNPASSSHAYGQQARRSVEQARQQVADLVGAQAPQIVWTSGATESNNLALKGVAQARGQSGGHIITSQIEHKAILDTARQLQDAGVAVTYLLPDAEGLITAQAVSEALREDTFLVSLMLVNNELGTVNDIPAIGQRVREHGALFHVDAAQGAGKIAIDLAQWPVDLMSFSAHKIYGPKGIGALYVGPRAQQRLQAQIHGGGHEGGLRSGTLATHQIAAMGAAFALAAEHFAEEAATIARLRERLLGQLSGIAGLRLNGSPTQRIPHTLSLTFNEGEFNSQALSASIAFSATSACNSASNAPSHVLLALGHDVRAAGRTIRLSLGRFTTEQDIDQAAQLIKAATASAPAFWATAQS; from the coding sequence ATGAATAAACGTCCTTTGTATTTTGATTACGCCGCCACCACACCAGTGGATGAGCGGGTCATTCAGGTGATGGTCGACTGCCTGGGGTTCAGCGGTAACTTCGGCAACCCGGCTTCCAGTTCCCACGCCTATGGCCAACAGGCCAGGCGTTCGGTCGAGCAGGCACGCCAGCAAGTCGCCGACCTGGTGGGCGCGCAAGCGCCGCAGATCGTCTGGACTTCCGGCGCCACCGAATCCAACAACCTCGCCCTCAAAGGCGTGGCTCAGGCCCGCGGGCAGTCCGGCGGGCACATCATCACCAGCCAGATCGAGCACAAGGCGATCCTCGATACCGCCAGGCAATTGCAGGATGCCGGGGTTGCCGTGACTTATCTGCTGCCAGATGCCGAAGGCCTGATCACTGCGCAAGCGGTCAGCGAGGCACTGCGCGAAGACACTTTTCTGGTGTCGCTGATGCTGGTCAATAACGAACTCGGTACCGTCAACGACATCCCGGCCATCGGTCAGCGGGTGCGTGAGCACGGCGCGTTGTTTCACGTCGACGCTGCACAGGGCGCGGGCAAGATAGCGATTGATCTGGCCCAATGGCCGGTGGACCTGATGTCGTTTTCCGCCCACAAGATCTATGGTCCCAAGGGGATTGGTGCACTCTACGTCGGCCCGCGTGCCCAGCAGCGCTTGCAGGCGCAGATCCATGGCGGTGGACACGAGGGCGGCTTACGCTCCGGGACCCTGGCCACGCACCAGATCGCAGCCATGGGCGCAGCCTTTGCGCTGGCGGCTGAACACTTTGCTGAAGAGGCGGCGACTATCGCCCGTCTGCGCGAGCGCTTGCTTGGGCAGCTCAGCGGTATTGCCGGTCTACGCTTGAACGGCAGCCCGACCCAACGCATTCCCCATACCCTGAGCCTGACCTTCAATGAAGGCGAGTTCAATTCCCAGGCCTTGAGTGCTTCGATCGCCTTTTCGGCGACGTCGGCCTGCAACTCCGCGAGCAATGCGCCGTCCCATGTGCTGCTGGCCCTGGGGCACGACGTGCGGGCAGCGGGTCGGACCATTCGCTTGAGTCTTGGGCGTTTCACCACCGAGCAGGACATCGATCAGGCCGCACAATTGATTAAAGCAGCAACCGCCAGTGCACCGGCGTTCTGGGCTACCGCCCAATCCTGA
- a CDS encoding LysR family transcriptional regulator produces MDKLNAMAVFVRVVERGSFSAVARELQTSQPTISKILRALETELGGKLIARSTRQLSLTDEGQRYYNECRQILAAVDSAEHSFQSGREAVAGPLRVGSSVSFGRLQIAARLPDFLERYPHVEIDLQLSDQNQDLVSEGLDVTLRIGELSDCGLIARQIGTTHRVTVASPNYLARRGQPHTPEELNQHNCLLFNLLSSQNQWIYEKNAQRYNVRIKGNAQSNNSEAIREMVLGGLGIALSPVWLFSEDLKAGRVIAILQDYRAQSLPIHAVFPANRRQSARVKAFVDYMSEAFAHAPELAPPSED; encoded by the coding sequence TTGGACAAACTCAATGCAATGGCGGTTTTCGTAAGAGTAGTCGAGCGTGGCAGTTTCTCTGCTGTCGCTCGGGAACTGCAGACCAGCCAACCGACCATCAGCAAAATCCTCCGGGCTCTGGAAACAGAGCTTGGAGGCAAGCTGATTGCCCGTAGTACTCGCCAGCTTTCGCTGACCGACGAAGGCCAGCGTTACTACAACGAATGCCGACAGATTCTTGCGGCGGTCGACTCGGCCGAACACAGCTTTCAGTCCGGACGGGAAGCGGTCGCCGGACCTTTGCGAGTGGGCTCCTCCGTCAGTTTCGGGCGATTGCAGATTGCTGCGCGACTGCCGGATTTCCTTGAGCGCTATCCACACGTTGAAATCGATTTACAGCTCAGCGATCAGAATCAGGACCTGGTCAGCGAAGGCCTGGACGTCACATTACGCATTGGCGAGTTGAGCGACTGCGGTTTGATCGCCCGGCAGATCGGCACCACCCATCGAGTCACCGTCGCCAGTCCCAACTATCTGGCTCGCCGTGGCCAACCACACACACCGGAAGAACTGAACCAGCATAACTGCCTGCTGTTCAACCTGCTGAGCAGCCAGAATCAGTGGATCTACGAAAAAAACGCTCAGCGCTACAACGTGCGGATCAAAGGCAACGCCCAGAGCAACAATTCGGAGGCGATACGCGAGATGGTGTTGGGCGGGCTAGGCATTGCGCTGTCGCCGGTGTGGTTATTCAGCGAGGATTTGAAGGCTGGTCGGGTGATCGCGATCCTGCAGGACTACCGCGCACAATCGTTGCCGATCCATGCGGTGTTCCCGGCCAATCGTCGCCAATCGGCCAGGGTCAAGGCGTTCGTCGACTATATGAGCGAAGCATTCGCCCACGCACCCGAGCTTGCGCCGCCGTCCGAAGACTGA
- a CDS encoding SDR family oxidoreductase: MTTASNNKKVVLVVGAGDATGGAIAKRFAQEGFVACVTRRSADKLQPLVDAIQASGGEVHGFACDARKEEDVVALVEQIESQIGPIEAFVFNIGANVPCSILEETARKYFKIWEMACFSGFLNGREVAKRMATRQRGTILFTGATAGMRGAAGFAAFAGAKHGIRALAQSMARELGPMNIHVAHVVVDGAIDTDFIRDSFPEKYALKDQDGILNPEHIAENYWYLHSQPRDAWTFELDLRPWSERW; encoded by the coding sequence ATGACCACAGCTAGCAATAACAAGAAAGTCGTACTGGTTGTCGGTGCTGGCGATGCCACCGGCGGAGCTATTGCCAAGCGTTTCGCACAGGAAGGGTTTGTTGCCTGCGTCACTCGTCGCAGCGCAGACAAGTTGCAGCCATTGGTCGATGCCATTCAGGCCAGTGGCGGTGAAGTCCACGGTTTTGCGTGTGATGCGCGCAAGGAAGAGGATGTCGTCGCGCTGGTTGAACAAATCGAAAGCCAGATCGGCCCGATCGAGGCGTTCGTCTTCAACATCGGCGCCAATGTGCCGTGCAGCATTCTTGAAGAAACCGCCCGCAAGTATTTCAAGATCTGGGAAATGGCCTGTTTCTCTGGATTCTTGAACGGCCGTGAAGTGGCCAAGCGTATGGCCACCCGACAACGCGGCACTATTCTATTCACCGGGGCCACCGCCGGCATGCGCGGTGCTGCTGGCTTCGCGGCGTTCGCCGGCGCCAAGCATGGCATCCGCGCCCTGGCCCAAAGCATGGCGCGGGAACTGGGCCCGATGAACATTCATGTCGCCCATGTCGTGGTCGATGGCGCGATCGATACCGACTTCATTCGTGACAGCTTCCCGGAAAAGTACGCCCTCAAGGATCAGGACGGGATTCTCAACCCCGAACACATCGCCGAGAACTACTGGTACCTGCACAGCCAGCCTCGCGATGCGTGGACCTTCGAACTGGATCTGCGGCCCTGGAGCGAACGCTGGTAA